The following DNA comes from Gopherus flavomarginatus isolate rGopFla2 chromosome 5, rGopFla2.mat.asm, whole genome shotgun sequence.
TGATTTGTGCAGGTGTGTAACCTCTAGTTTAGATCAGCTTGCAGAACTAGGCCTTCATTTTATATTTCAATCAGATGattctcctttctcctcctccttccctcctttccccgcACACACTTGTCCCACTTGCACAATGATATGagcaaaaaacaaactaaaaaaggaTATTTATAAAATCTGTCATTGACTTTCTGGAATGCTTAGATCATATTTGCTGACATCATTTTCAGATGTGGGCTACAAATCATTGCAAACAATGAATATGAGGTCCCAATTTACAGAAGAACAAAGTCACCGTGTATTCTCAAGTCACTTCTTGTATTTATTACTGTACAGCTGAAATGCAAGTTGTAGGTGCCATCCATATGGGATATAGGCAAACATAAAATCAAATTGGAAAACTGAACCATATTAAGTATAAACCAGAAGGTCCAGTGTTCCAACTTGAATTTCTTGATTTTTTGAATTTCTTAGCTCTTGCTAACCTGCACCAGCCAACCTTGGTGAGTTTCCCAGATAGCTAATATGAATGAATAGATAGCTACAGTGTGCATGTTGATGGATGGAAGCTCAGAGGTGCACATTTACTCTTGCCGATGCCATAGGAAAACACATTAGGCATGTACAACATAAAGAAAATGAATCACAATATTCATAGCAAAGGCACAAGGTATCACGGTGTTCAGGAAAGTTTgtcataaatatttatttttatgctgACTTTTAGAAAGAAAGCTTTTTCTTATTGTAACAGATAAAGAcaatgtttggtttttgttttttttctggtaaagaaaaaagtaaaattcaAGATTCAGCAGATATgccaactttaaaaatatttttacactttTGCCTGGGATAGAAACTAGCTATGAACATGAAACACAAGCTGCCCAAGTCACAGAGGACAAGGAGATGGCTTTCTGCCAAGGAAAACCCCACATTGAAGCAGTGTCAGAAAGAGTTTCCTCCAGCAAAACCAGCTGAAATCCTGATCTGAAAGATATTTGGGGATGGACTATATAGTCTTCTCGTTGAAGAGGAACAGACCATACCAGTTGAAAAACACTCACTGGACAGATTTAAACAAATATCTGGATACAATTCCTTTGGACTGCTAATAAAAACAGAGATCTGCTTCAACAGGAAACAGTTCTTTCTCCAGCCATTAGTCAGATTCCAATGATTAAGAATTATAGATATTTTTGTACATGggatttatttctttaaatattcAGAGCGAGTCACCTCTTTAATCATTATCCCCTTCTTTCTTGTACTTGGCAGGAAAACAAAATGTAATAACTGTAGGGAATGTCAAACAGTATAATTGTGAATATGGCACAGGCTGCTGGACAGTCAAAGATTTTTTTACTGCATTAAAATTCATCTCTAATCCTCATTTTTTTAATATCAGATTTGCTGACTCAGTGAAAATGTAGGCATCTCTGCAGCTGAAATATCTGGAAATATTCCTAGCTAAAaaagggaagggaggaaagaTTTGATACTTACAGTGTAAATAGGAGGTTTATTTCTTGTTTTCTTCTGTAATTGAGTTTTGCTTTCTTGGAGATTTCAGCTGCTGTAACCAGAATTTTGTGCACTGGATCGTTTGATCCAAACATCAGGCATGTCTGGTTGGCTGTTTGGTAAAACAACTGGACCTTCACTCCCTAATCCCAGTCGGTTTTTCCAAGAAGAGCTGTTTTTCTGGGATGCTGGTAGAGATACGTCAAAGACAGTCTCTCTCAGGTCCAACCTCAGGGTGTCTCTCTTCCCATTCAGCAGACCTCTTTCTTCTGCACAGCAGGAATCAGACACATCTAAGACATTGGGACAAGAACTGGCTGACTCAGCAAGTTTTATGCTCTGCTCAAAATCACTCAGCGAGATCTCACTGGAGACATTGAGCACATTGAAAGAACTGCTATGAGAACAAAGGCCTCTGTGAAATTTGTAAATTTCAGCTTCAGGGAGATTACTATTTTCTGAGGTATAATCTGATTGTTGTTGAGCAGTGTCTCTAGAACACTGAGAGTTATTTAATTGTCCTTCATCTTTCATGCTGGCTGAATAAAGATAGTCCAGCATGTACCCATCCCAAGCTTTTGGACCATACTTCTGACATCTACAATCTCTGCAGAGTCTCTCTCTATGAATTTCTGCTTCTGCTCTTGCGCTGCTATGTTTGTAAGGAGAAGATGTTTGCAAGGCGGGACAATGACAAAGATTTACATGGTGGTCCATTAGAGTCTCCTGCAGATTCTGTCTGTCTGTTTCAAGAGAAGGATGGGTTCCTATTCTGGGACACCTGTTGTCTTGGAGCTGTATGTCTTCAGACAGGACAGAAGGCCGATTAGACAATTTGCTTGTGGAAGTGCTGTTGTCAAAACTGTCACTAAGTTTTCTGGCCAAGGGCTGGAGCTCATACTGTTCATTTGCAGTGTTAGACTCTTGCACCTTCCGTAATCTgttctgcttctcttctcccccacagTTAAAGCTTCCATTTGGCCTGGAGTCATCAGAATAGTCCTTCAAGGCATAGGTGTGAGGCCAAAGGATCTGACCACAATTCTTCTCTGGGCCAAAGAAGCAGCATAGAGACTGAAAAAAGAAGCTGGCAAATCCACAGCTGATACATTTGATCATCATTATAAATATCCCCAGCTTCCGGTATGCCAGCACTGTGGCAGGCAGCATGATGATACCTGCAGAAAACAGAGCAGATGCCACCATAGCAGTGGCACAGctcatctgcttcagagagaaGGCCACTCGGCTCAGGCGATCAGAATGTGGGCACAAGTGGTAGGAAATACAGTAGTTCACTGTAAAGTCAGTGGAGAGGCCTACTGCTGCTGAAATGAAGAGAGACTCCACTGCATTGAGCTGCCATTCCAACAGCACCAAAAGTCCAACAGTTACCAGGACAGTGCCTGTGATAGCTGTAACAGAGAATATGCTAAGAATGACATTCCAGGTGGTGAGCAGCAGCACCACAAAAGAGATGGTTATGGATAGCCCTATGACCACCATTGTCTCTGTGCTAAGACTGTGCTGGAGATTATATAGCTCTAGTTTACTGGTGTACCATCCATTCTGAAGCCCCATGGGGGCAGTCTTCATTTCCTCTGTTATCCAGTGGCCAATTTCATTGTAGAATTGTTTGGTTTTGCTGTAGTTGAAGCTGTAGTGATAAATAGTTTGAAACTGTAGCACCAAGGCAACTAGGTTTCCCTCTCCATCAAATCTAAGACCCAAGTCATaggtttcagctccatctctgccTTGTTCCATGATCATCATTTTGATGCAGTGCAGGAAGACTTCACTTCCataggggaaggggaagtggtTACAGCAGAGATTGAAGCTGTGATCTTGCTGGGAGCACTGGCGACTGTCCATCCACATGTGAAACTCCTCCATGAAACAAACTGTATATTTCTGCTCCAAATCAGAATAGTAGAAAGTTTGATTCTTCACTTTTTGGCAGAATTCCAAGAGCCAGTTTTGAGCTTCAGGATTCTGGATTGTAAATGTGGTATCTTTCACCAGTGTGCCATTGCTTTTAGGATTGAAATGATCCCCGTTGTCCACAGGCAGTATTCCCCAGACTATAGTGATGGGCATGCGTTGTCCTTCTCCATGCTCCAGCCTCTCAAACATGAACTGGTGACAGTATTCTGCATCATATCTTTCAAAGGGATGGCTTAACCTAAACATCTGGACAGATGGCATCTCTAAACTGGGGAGTTTTAGTTTAGGATTAAAACAGGAAATGTAGGCACCGCCTATTGCCAAGGCTGTAAACCAGCAGATCCAAATGTAACGAAACTTTATAACACCACATGGAAGAATCTTCTCAAACAACAGCTTGGAGGTTTCACACAAAGTATTCTGGAGACCCCTGAGTATAtgatggagagagaaaataattcttTTATGCCCACTATAGTTCCAGTAGTCCTCCGGTTTATAAATGCAGTTTGTTGCTATGTAGCGTTCATACAACACAACAGATGATGGAAGCCAAGTTACCATGAATACTAAATTCACCAATACACAGGTGCCCATGTAGATGGCAAAACAACAGATGGCAATTATATTGCTCATATAGCTGGCATAGAAAGCTGCACCTGTTGTAAAGGAAGATGCCAACATGAGATACCCAAAGTGGTGCATGGTTTGGCTCATCCACTGCAGGAGACCTGCAGAAGGATTCTGGCTCTTGCTGAGGCTCCAGAGATCAAAAAACACAAAGGTGTGATTGGCGCAAATGCTACTGAGAATGACAACTGCTGTCAGGTTTACAAAAGGGAAATAGGTGAATCTGAAGGCCACCTTATACAAGAAGAAGGAGATCATCAAAGAACTGACAACAATCATAAGAACCATAGAAGTAATAAAGATTGAGCGTAAATAAAAAGTCATACATAGAAACATGGCTAATATTGCCAGGACTGGATACATTGTATCCAGTAAAAGATAGTGCTGGAATAGTTTCTGTTTAAGACCCAGGTCCATTCCAGCGATTAATGTGTAGTTATCAAACAGGTCCCATGACTCAAGGTTGTCCAGGTAGATTTCCATCATAGAGGCTCCTTTTTTTGTAGGCAAAAACAGCAGGCTGTATTTTAATGATGGCACTTGATATTCCATTGTCTGAAGACTGAGAAAGTCTCTGTCAACCAAGAAGTGAAGAAGCTGGTAAATACCACTGAACCGGGTACATTTTTCTGGTACTTTGGCACACTGAGAGTGTTTCTCTCTTCCAGTCCTGGGACCTATGCAAGAAGGAATAAGGATGCCTTTGTGGTAGTCTGGGGCACAGGAGCGGAGGAGTGCCAGGGTGTGGGAGACATCTGCTTGAGTTATTTCCAAACAAGAAGATCTGTTGTGAAGGACAGCAATATAGTTACCCAGAGACCAGCTTGGGCAGCATTCATTGCCTTCAGTACGTTGACAGAGATTCCCAAAATGAGCATGTGAGCGGATCTGAAAAACAGCCAATGGGAGAACATCAGATTAGACTCTCTCAATAAAACTTTTTACCCCACTGCCTTTATACAGCAGAGTGTTTAAATTCTCACAAGCATTATTCTGTCCTCCTCATGTTTATAAACCCTGACTCCCCAATCTTTTGTTGACAAAATACAATATATTGTAGCCATTGAAACAAGATGTTTGGGCAGCACTTTTTCCAAAACTAAATTAATAGCCTCCGTTATGTATTTTTTGCATAGATTTAGGAATTGGGACCCTTCCTCAATTCATTGTCCTACTACTAGTGACAGCAGCTTTCctcaatttacattaattctctGCATTAGGAGCACTAAGGTGAGAATTTTTACACCCTTTATCCTTTTTCtcttaggcttttttttttttttttttttttggcaccgCAGTGACATTCTGTGAAGGACATAAGTAGGAGGCATAATACTGTAAGGAGAAGGCCTTTTCCTGTAGCCATATTGTAAGACctaaggcctttgtctgcagccatattaggagagcagcagccattagcTAAGAAACAGGaaatcacatcctcacattccatgtaAATTACATGAAAACAATGTAATGTTAAGAAGGCGATCCTGTCCTAATAGcacccaccatcaccagataCAGAAACAGATCTTatgatggttaaagaaaacttagtttgacagcattctgtctggcaagaaatcacttatcaatagttgtggttgtgaaatcctgATTTCTTTATAGTTTTGTCTTTATAGTCCCCACTTCTCTAGTGTTTATCTGTATGATCTCTGGTTCTTTGATTGATTGTCTGTTCCATAATTAATTTTGCAAGGTGTAAATCAGTTAGGTGGTGGGGTATGAATGACTGGTTAGAGAAttttgttacaatatgttaggattggttagtaaaatgattggttaaggtacagctaaGAGAGACtgaagtttcactatataaactagggttcaaaaggaagttcttggaaaccaactccaggacacaggcccaagatcagagctgccagaccgcAACACCCTGCTAATGACACCGTGCAGAAACGGGAGTCCTCCGGAGGACCTGATCCTGAGtggccatcaagaaaagttcatctgctttattgggactgggagtggtgagcattgtatATTTAGCATatgcattgggggggggggaattgttaataaatagaagtTAAataggatattactgtgtaaagcgctttcactggtaaaagacccGGCAAACCCGCTGAGTATCAGGTTACGCCCTGAGCCAAAGGAAGGATAAGGATGGGTGCCCAAATTAACAGGGTTACACCTGAGCCCTAGGAATAGGGTAAGAATG
Coding sequences within:
- the DISP2 gene encoding protein dispatched homolog 2 isoform X2; the encoded protein is MLGSMSVQSNGQVPSSSQDLHQHHLYYHCNQQEPRDSYALPPLPGHGERATLCSHHSSGDSLPAAHHETSESQWKQWSHDQQQSRPVQRHIVTVRHDKAFRMPKSYSQVIAEWPVAVLVLCSVTVLVCTLAGLLVGNLPDFSEPLMGFEPRDTDIGRKLIVWKNVQTHTGYQKTLSLSPYTEKNRGQRFIHGEQEARTRRMVEQDYGKDSFFCGPPGKIYSQLVFMSTTAGSLWNLQAIQSMCQIEQDKIRSHAHFGNLCQRTEGNECCPSWSLGNYIAVLHNRSSCLEITQADVSHTLALLRSCAPDYHKGILIPSCIGPRTGREKHSQCAKVPEKCTRFSGIYQLLHFLVDRDFLSLQTMEYQVPSLKYSLLFLPTKKGASMMEIYLDNLESWDLFDNYTLIAGMDLGLKQKLFQHYLLLDTMYPVLAILAMFLCMTFYLRSIFITSMVLMIVVSSLMISFFLYKVAFRFTYFPFVNLTAVVILSSICANHTFVFFDLWSLSKSQNPSAGLLQWMSQTMHHFGYLMLASSFTTGAAFYASYMSNIIAICCFAIYMGTCVLVNLVFMVTWLPSSVVLYERYIATNCIYKPEDYWNYSGHKRIIFSLHHILRGLQNTLCETSKLLFEKILPCGVIKFRYIWICWFTALAIGGAYISCFNPKLKLPSLEMPSVQMFRLSHPFERYDAEYCHQFMFERLEHGEGQRMPITIVWGILPVDNGDHFNPKSNGTLVKDTTFTIQNPEAQNWLLEFCQKVKNQTFYYSDLEQKYTVCFMEEFHMWMDSRQCSQQDHSFNLCCNHFPFPYGSEVFLHCIKMMIMEQGRDGAETYDLGLRFDGEGNLVALVLQFQTIYHYSFNYSKTKQFYNEIGHWITEEMKTAPMGLQNGWYTSKLELYNLQHSLSTETMVVIGLSITISFVVLLLTTWNVILSIFSVTAITGTVLVTVGLLVLLEWQLNAVESLFISAAVGLSTDFTVNYCISYHLCPHSDRLSRVAFSLKQMSCATAMVASALFSAGIIMLPATVLAYRKLGIFIMMIKCISCGFASFFFQSLCCFFGPEKNCGQILWPHTYALKDYSDDSRPNGSFNCGGEEKQNRLRKVQESNTANEQYELQPLARKLSDSFDNSTSTSKLSNRPSVLSEDIQLQDNRCPRIGTHPSLETDRQNLQETLMDHHVNLCHCPALQTSSPYKHSSARAEAEIHRERLCRDCRCQKYGPKAWDGYMLDYLYSASMKDEGQLNNSQCSRDTAQQQSDYTSENSNLPEAEIYKFHRGLCSHSSSFNVLNVSSEISLSDFEQSIKLAESASSCPNVLDVSDSCCAEERGLLNGKRDTLRLDLRETVFDVSLPASQKNSSSWKNRLGLGSEGPVVLPNSQPDMPDVWIKRSSAQNSGYSS
- the DISP2 gene encoding protein dispatched homolog 2 isoform X1; this translates as MLGSMSVQSNGQVPSSSQDLHQHHLYYHCNQQEPRDSYALPPLPGHGERATLCSHHSSGDSLPAAHHETSESQWKQWSHDQQQSRPVQRHIVTVRHDKAFRMPKSYSQVIAEWPVAVLVLCSVTVLVCTLAGLLVGNLPDFSEPLMGFEPRDTDIGRKLIVWKNVQTHTGYQKTLSLSPYTEKNSYGDVGINRGQRFIHGEQEARTRRMVEQDYGKDSFFCGPPGKIYSQLVFMSTTAGSLWNLQAIQSMCQIEQDKIRSHAHFGNLCQRTEGNECCPSWSLGNYIAVLHNRSSCLEITQADVSHTLALLRSCAPDYHKGILIPSCIGPRTGREKHSQCAKVPEKCTRFSGIYQLLHFLVDRDFLSLQTMEYQVPSLKYSLLFLPTKKGASMMEIYLDNLESWDLFDNYTLIAGMDLGLKQKLFQHYLLLDTMYPVLAILAMFLCMTFYLRSIFITSMVLMIVVSSLMISFFLYKVAFRFTYFPFVNLTAVVILSSICANHTFVFFDLWSLSKSQNPSAGLLQWMSQTMHHFGYLMLASSFTTGAAFYASYMSNIIAICCFAIYMGTCVLVNLVFMVTWLPSSVVLYERYIATNCIYKPEDYWNYSGHKRIIFSLHHILRGLQNTLCETSKLLFEKILPCGVIKFRYIWICWFTALAIGGAYISCFNPKLKLPSLEMPSVQMFRLSHPFERYDAEYCHQFMFERLEHGEGQRMPITIVWGILPVDNGDHFNPKSNGTLVKDTTFTIQNPEAQNWLLEFCQKVKNQTFYYSDLEQKYTVCFMEEFHMWMDSRQCSQQDHSFNLCCNHFPFPYGSEVFLHCIKMMIMEQGRDGAETYDLGLRFDGEGNLVALVLQFQTIYHYSFNYSKTKQFYNEIGHWITEEMKTAPMGLQNGWYTSKLELYNLQHSLSTETMVVIGLSITISFVVLLLTTWNVILSIFSVTAITGTVLVTVGLLVLLEWQLNAVESLFISAAVGLSTDFTVNYCISYHLCPHSDRLSRVAFSLKQMSCATAMVASALFSAGIIMLPATVLAYRKLGIFIMMIKCISCGFASFFFQSLCCFFGPEKNCGQILWPHTYALKDYSDDSRPNGSFNCGGEEKQNRLRKVQESNTANEQYELQPLARKLSDSFDNSTSTSKLSNRPSVLSEDIQLQDNRCPRIGTHPSLETDRQNLQETLMDHHVNLCHCPALQTSSPYKHSSARAEAEIHRERLCRDCRCQKYGPKAWDGYMLDYLYSASMKDEGQLNNSQCSRDTAQQQSDYTSENSNLPEAEIYKFHRGLCSHSSSFNVLNVSSEISLSDFEQSIKLAESASSCPNVLDVSDSCCAEERGLLNGKRDTLRLDLRETVFDVSLPASQKNSSSWKNRLGLGSEGPVVLPNSQPDMPDVWIKRSSAQNSGYSS